The window GCTaaacaagggcggatccagctttggcgccaggagggggtcacatagtcgtgggcaagttaagaacttataatttaattttgataatagtagataataaataaatcatgatgttcttcaattagtccaagttagttcaagtcctggaactagctcagagggggtcatgacccccatgaccctcccCCCTGGATCCTCCGCTGCTGCTAAAGacacgaagaaaaaaatatcagttctgaCTGTGTTGTTGCGTTCGAGTTTTTTCACCTCCCCCTCTGCCAGGGCATAAAGTAAAGTACAttctcaattgttttttttatatttttttacaataaacaactttttctttctatatttctttttatatgttaaccctaccatctgtcagtgcaggtacatagacgccattctcgattcgtttctttattggcgcggcttatacatGTCCACAGTTGAATATTGTGCAACTACCGTCTGttcttctaaaaaaatatttagacttTTGCGTTTCATTTGACACACAATGAACTAACAGTATTTTGAGTTCTTGCAGTTTTATCGGTATTTTACAAATGAATAATGCGTTTTACTTGTTTGTGTGGTCGTAAAAACATGATAAGTTTTTAAAAAACCAAGAAAGATTACTAATACTTATCAGTGATGTGTTTTATACAATAGtgttcacacacacacacacatacacatataagCAATGTAACCGATTTCATGACAATGTACGATAATAGATAACAGATCCCCGTGTTTATGTAATGACAGTTATCATTAgttataattgtaattaatttaataaattctgtTTCATTATTACTATTAGCATCTCGGTGCGTTGGACAAGCTATAGAAAACAATAGTTCCAATAATGATAGGTtgattggttttttatttatatctatattaatataaatctacagtggttttacggatgttccgttataactactgaactatgcatccgattgacttgaaacttggtatccatttaaaaaatacatgtacttaatagataggctaatatctctatgagtgttggactccctacacgaattgcgggggcgttaatgatgagaatctttgtggggttgagaaataataatgttaattttaaatgcccagcaaagcggacgggtacagctagtttatttataatacttgAGTGAAAACAGCttaacgatttaattttgagCTAGATAACATTTTTTCTCGTCACCGGTCACTAAACACTTCGAACGCGACCACGAAAATGAAAACATACGAAACAATGGatattgtaaaatttcattttagaaaataatataatttgttttaattaagtcaTAATACACGATACCTAGAATCgttgagaatattccacaaaagtcgagtcgtgtgtttccgctatctgacaatggatggcgttgtatttctcgagcgttctagatgctactagatccttcgatattcgttcgactattcggcgatagatggcgttattctgaccggcgtaacaatatattacTCGGTTGACATAAACTTAATTCTAAATGATTCGTACCGAAAGCCGAGGAGTTTGtctattttgaattttatataaatgtaaaaGTTTCTATATTCGTGCCCTCTTAATAAACTTGCGTTTATAATTGAATTTCTGTCGTGAACTAGTCGTTTCAACTGGATTAAGGGTCGGTGGAACAGGcactgtataaataaaatacaggcttgtatattgaatatttgcgattattctaattttattaatttaaattacaacttgCCATTCACGGGGCTAAAAGGCTGGAACGGAAGAGAGGGTTGCCAAGCGCCAAACTTAAAATTAGCAACTCAGAACTTAGGTGTTACCATTACAATATAAttctaatgttcatattttgattgaacaGACACCGTGACGCCTGTGCTGCcgaaggtaaccacttaacaccagatgaactTTGAGCTCATCGAATAATCAACCACATTAATATTTCTGTGCTATGAtcatatttactttaaaagaaACTGTCATACTGATATTACCTTTGCGTATGACCGTCGGTTAACACTTACAATCTGGAataccatagttttttttttttttttattctatacaGTAAGCAGCGTAAGACATTCAAGACCATAGATGAcagtaaaaatattgttttttttttaatttatgtttcagATTTTTCAACTCTAAATCCGTTAAAATAATCGAGGAGAGTGTCGTTGATCCGGAAAAGAAGATTCTCGTAACATACACCAGAAATTTAGGGTACACTAAAGTGATGGTGAGTTTTGTTAAtcgtactaataatattataaacgcaaTTCTATAAATGCAATTCTAGTTTTATTATATCTTCAACCTGCAAAAACCATTCAAAATACTGCATTAGGAGTTCCGTATGTGCAATcccactaatattataaacgcgaaagtttgtaaaATTGTATGGATGTATTTTTGTTACTCTTacgcaaaaactactggatGGATTTTAATGAAACTGCAATAATATATCTGACACATCAGAATAACGCATAGGCTATGATTTATGAAGATATAGTGAGAATTGCCCAAAATAAAACGATAAGTGTTAAGGAAGTAGGAATCTACCCTcttattttcataatcaataataaatgacaGCTCCCttagcgaagcgagggcgggtcgctagtactaaataaatcatatttacgCAGTGACTGTTTATTCCTCCTcttcctccttcagtcgatcgctcattgctgagcatcgtgatgcgtcCGCCTGtgacgtttttaatacgcttttattagcttcagacgtatgtatgttagtatgtaacggaatctttgaacatgattttgactctattttacactatttttaattcaaatttattaaaatttattttctattttttagttgggttttctataaaagcgtatctgtttagtttttttaaactattatttattttgtaacttgtagccacttatgtcggtcagtggcataGTGAAGTGCGTGCCTCAATCTCTTGTCAAGATGCTCGGACACTTGTTTACTCCATCTTTTTTGGCTCTGACCCCCCCGGATCGTCctccatccactttacccgtcactatgagtctctccagtCTCCTCTGTTTACTATCCATGATCTACAATCAACTCTTAAAATCCCTCATCTATGGATCATACATCCGCGGTATTCATATTGCTGCAACCAACAAGCAGTTGGACTCGGCGTTCACTAAATAATAAGAGCGATGTGCATTCCAGAGTGTAGTTGAGAGAGTAGAGTACAGGTCAGCCGGTCCGGGCCAGACCGTGGCCAAGCGCTCGGCGTGGATCGACTCGCAGGTTTTCGGCTTCTCGCGAGCCATACGGGCATTCGGTATCGAAAGGTTCAAGAAGAACTGCTCGCAGATGGTGAGTCCCGTAAAGAATATGAAGCATATCTTCTTTAGCTTCtttccaattttttatttattgctttgatgagttgacgagctcacagcccacctggtgttaagtggttactggagcccatagacatctacaacgcaaatctgccacccaccttgagatataagttctaaggtctcagtatagttacaacggctgccccacccttcaaaccgaaacgtattactgcttcacggcagaaatagcagggggcggtggtacctacccgtgcgggctaacaagaggtcctaccaccagtaatatggtCCGTCCCCTGATTTGACTGGCGGAACGGGCATGGGCGGATACCGAACTCTCACCCGAACCTTTGATCTGAAGGTAAGACACTACAGAACTTCAAGCTCGTGTCTCGAGGCTCTGGTATTCACATCGTGACGTCAACGAGCAGTTGTTTTTGGTTCGTTgcattagaaagaaaaaaaaaacgtttcaaaCAAAAGAGATATGTCTCTTGAATTTTTGCTTGCATTTTCATGGTTCGATATTTTCGAGTGTTAAATGCTAGCCAGCTGATTCCAGTTGGTCAGTTTGGGAACGGTAGTAGCACGTACACAGTGCAATAATGTCGTATGACGGGCTCCACGCAGGCGAGCGGGTTCAACCACGTCCTGCACAGCATGTACCCGCGGCCCGCGAGCCCCGCCTCCGGCATGGCCCTGTCTCTGAAGGAGATGCGCGAGGCGGCCGCCGCGGCCACGGACCGCGCCAAGGCCAACGTGCTCTCGTCCGTGCAGAGGACGTAGCCCGAAGACGCCGACGCGCGCTAGAGCGTAGGCCCGCAGTGACCCTGGCCAGATGCTCGACAGTTTGCGTTTGAGGGTAGTTAAGTATTGAACGTTCATGTTCACGATACCAATGAAAATTGTGAATATCATCTGTGAAAGCTTACTGAACTTCACGACCACAACTTTTGTGGTGTGTTAAATGTTAATGATAGCGGCTTTCTCTTGTGCTGTGGCGAGCCCGCAATGTATACTGTTTTACAACGTTTCGAATGTTG of the Bombyx mori chromosome 25, ASM3026992v2 genome contains:
- the LOC101740359 gene encoding protein preli-like, with the translated sequence MTRYFENTSVFNFSWDQVARGYWRRYPNPQSTHVLSEDTWSRQVRDGCLYTKRLLTKTNRVPKWGERFFNSKSVKIIEESVVDPEKKILVTYTRNLGYTKVMSVVERVEYRSAGPGQTVAKRSAWIDSQVFGFSRAIRAFGIERFKKNCSQMASGFNHVLHSMYPRPASPASGMALSLKEMREAAAAATDRAKANVLSSVQRT